One genomic window of Euwallacea fornicatus isolate EFF26 chromosome 7, ASM4011564v1, whole genome shotgun sequence includes the following:
- the PICK1 gene encoding PRKCA-binding protein isoform X3: MLDLEYDYFLEEDKMGMTVTSGSVAIKKDENNLIGISIGGGAPSCPCLYIVQIFDNTAASRDGTLQSGDELVSVNGHSVKSKTKVEVAKMIQAAKDEVVINYNKLHADPQQGKSLDIVLKKMKHRFVENMSSSTADALGLSRAILCNDTLVKKMQELQDIEFMYKGLVEHCKRVLHAHMELLQTIKAMGDVFASLAVREPQPRASEAFRLFGEQHRAMEKTGVEMIQKVKPVLSDMGTYLHKAIPDTRLTVKKYADAKFEYLAYCLKVKEMDDEECGYAALQEPIYRVETGNYEYRLILRCRQLARVRFAKLRADVLVKMELLDGKHVQQLGGQLVRIIKALSEMHERHLEALAGPALFPVEVDLTNNAFQYKSTMPVVPTFNDEDDAEGVETGEEVVEFTETLISNHQKEDVLIPLTAPEAEAGNIEPNYEEMDNLTLLQSLCLDSPRKQEEAAEGALLPDLS; the protein is encoded by the exons TGGCGGAGCACCCTCCTGCCCCTGTCTCTATATCGTgcaaatatttgacaacacTGCGGCCAGCAGGGATGGCACCCTGCAATCGGGGGATGAACTGGTGTCTGTTAACGGGCACTCGGTAAAGAGCAAAACGAAGGTAGAGGTTGCCAAGATGATCCAGGCTGCAAAG GACGAGGTGGTTATAAACTACAACAAACTGCACGCAGACCCTCAGCAAGGCAAGAGCTTAGATAttgtattaaagaaaatgaaacacCGTTTTGTGGAGAACATGAGCTCTTCTACAGCAGATGCATTGGGACTCTCCAG GGCAATCCTTTGCAACGACACTCTCGTTAAGAAAATGCAGGAGCTGCAAGACATCGAGTTCATGTACAAAGGCCTGGTGGAGCACTGCAAAAGAGTACTACAC GCGCACATGGAACTTCTACAAACGATCAAAGCCATGGGAGACGTCTTCGCTTCTTTGGCAGTGAGGGAACCCCAGCCTCGGGCAAGCGAAGCATTCAGGTTATTCGGAGAGCAGCACAGGGCCATGGAGAAAACTGGAGTAGAAATGATTCAAAAAGTAAAGCCCGTACTCTCTGATATGGGCACCTATCTTCACAAAGCCATCCCCGACACCAGGCTTACAGTGAAGAAGTACGCAGATGCTAAGTTTGAGTACCTCGCCTACTGCCTTAAAGTCAAAGAAATGGACGATGAGGAGTGCGGCTACGCCGCCCTTCAGGAACCCATCTACAGGGTGGAAACTGGGAACTACGAGTATCGACTGATTCTGCGCTGTAGGCAATTAGCGCGAGTCCGTTTCGCTAAGCTGCGCGCAGATGTCTTGGTGAAAATGGAGCTTCTAGACGGCAAGCATGTGCAGCAGCTCGGAGGGCAGCTAGTTCGCATCATCAAGGCTCTTAGTGAGATGCACGAAAGGCATTTGGAGGCTCTCGCAGGACCGGCCTTGTTTCCGGTGGAAGTAGACTTGACCAATAACGCCTTTCAATATAAGAGTACCATGCCTGTAGTACCG ACCTTCAATGACGAGGACGATGCCGAGGGCGTCGAGACAGGAGAAGAAGTTGTAGAGTTCACTGAGACCCTTATTAGCAATCACCAAAAAGAGGACGTTTTAATACCTTTAACGGCCCCAGAGGCTGAGGCCGGCAACATAGAACCAAACTACGAAGAAATGGACAATTTAACATTACTACAGTCCTTGTGCTTGGACAGCCCTAGAAAGCAGGAAGAAGCGGCTGAGGGTGCCTTGCTACCCGACCTAAGTTAG